One genomic region from Desulfobaccales bacterium encodes:
- the budA gene encoding acetolactate decarboxylase, whose product MKPVRCLFLAFFLTLSLVGSLHAAESHRIFQTSTLQALMDGVYDGDLTFEELARHGDFGVGTFNALNGEMIALDGKFYQIRDDGRVTPVAGTMKTPFAEVTFFKATKTHMLENPLTYRQLTGYITTLLPSPNLLYAIKIEGFFPYVKTRSVPRQHKPYPPLTEVAKKQAVFEFTNVKGVIVAFRYPQYLSGVNLAGYHCHFITADRQGGGHLLDCRVEGATMAIDTIPKLDLRLPETQEFMQTDLTKERQHELERVER is encoded by the coding sequence ATGAAACCCGTACGCTGCCTGTTCCTGGCATTCTTCCTGACCCTAAGCCTGGTTGGTTCCCTCCACGCCGCCGAAAGCCACCGGATTTTCCAAACCTCCACCCTCCAGGCCCTCATGGATGGAGTCTACGACGGGGACCTGACGTTTGAAGAGTTGGCCCGGCATGGCGACTTCGGCGTCGGAACTTTTAACGCCCTGAACGGCGAAATGATCGCACTGGACGGGAAATTTTACCAGATCAGGGACGATGGCCGGGTTACTCCTGTGGCCGGCACTATGAAGACTCCGTTCGCGGAAGTGACTTTCTTTAAGGCCACTAAAACCCACATGCTGGAAAACCCCCTGACCTACCGGCAACTGACCGGCTATATCACTACCCTGTTGCCCAGCCCAAATCTCCTCTACGCCATTAAGATCGAAGGGTTCTTCCCATACGTCAAGACCAGAAGCGTTCCCCGCCAGCATAAGCCCTATCCCCCCTTAACGGAGGTTGCCAAAAAACAGGCGGTTTTTGAGTTTACCAATGTTAAAGGGGTAATCGTGGCCTTCCGCTATCCCCAATACCTGTCCGGCGTCAACCTGGCCGGTTACCACTGCCATTTCATCACCGCGGACCGCCAGGGCGGCGGACACCTCCTGGATTGCCGGGTGGAGGGGGCCACGATGGCCATTGATACCATTCCCAAGCTTGACTTGCGTCTGCCTGAAACCCAAGAATTCATGCAGACGGATTTAACCAAGGAGCGGCAGCACGAACTGGAAAGAGTCGAAAGGTGA
- a CDS encoding PBP1A family penicillin-binding protein has protein sequence MKFFKEPNPNRLEKYHQRRRWARRLNMIIYGLLFTGLLVVAAGGVFVYHHFLRDLPDFTSVKEFRPPVITQVFARDGQRIGEFYSERRIEVPYSRLPRHLILAFVAAEDARFFEHPGVDISGIVRAFFRNLEAGEVVQGGSTITQQVVKRILLTSEKSFTRKIREAVLAYRIDHYMTKEEILDVYLNHIFLGHGAYGVEAAAQEYFSKHVEDLSLAEVSILAGIPKAPSRYDPYLNPQRAKERQAYVLRRMAEVGFISKEQEEAAFRQPIKLKPFRPEWVKNCGYFTEQVRTLLEDRFGRESVYNMGLRVYTTADVQLHRVAHEAIQEGIDGLIQRNGYRGPLKQVSGKEMASFQDRQVKYYRKYPPRKGLAVTTLVVKSPDRRKGAKGVYFRLGDQWGILQDPSGGKSRASTPVASLRPGDVVQVRLLSRERQSKMWTAELIAAPMVQAAVMSMELKTGQVRVLMGGKDFGDSTFNRATQARRQPGSAFKPILYAAAVEKGYRPDSILVDSPLSLPGGKHGQLWSPQNYDHRFYGPIPLSYAIAHSRNVPAVRLMMAIGVPATLRMAKTLGIVSPIFPNYASALGASDVTLMELTRAYSAFPNDGKLLEPVFINRIEDRDGRVLMESRVHGQQVISPQTAETMTNLLTGVVERGTATRVRVLGRPMGGKTGTTNKTRDAWFIGFTPSLITGTWVGMDDERSLGPKETGSQAAAPIFIAYMKEALKGTPVEQFQEASDTVLAKKGTEETAGNATDDEAAAESDETFYPEAEVAQEKAPQASSQQFFKNDLDE, from the coding sequence ATGAAATTTTTCAAGGAACCCAACCCCAACCGGTTGGAAAAATATCATCAACGGCGGCGCTGGGCCCGGCGGCTGAATATGATCATCTACGGGCTGCTCTTTACCGGGCTTTTGGTGGTGGCCGCGGGCGGGGTGTTCGTCTACCACCATTTTTTGCGGGACCTGCCGGATTTTACCTCCGTCAAGGAGTTCCGGCCCCCGGTGATCACCCAGGTCTTTGCCCGGGACGGCCAGCGCATCGGGGAGTTCTACTCCGAACGCAGGATCGAGGTGCCTTATAGCCGCCTGCCCCGGCACCTGATCCTGGCCTTTGTGGCCGCGGAAGACGCGCGGTTCTTCGAACACCCCGGGGTGGATATCTCCGGCATAGTCCGGGCCTTTTTCCGCAATCTGGAAGCCGGCGAAGTGGTCCAGGGTGGCAGCACCATCACCCAACAGGTGGTGAAACGCATCCTCCTTACCTCTGAGAAGAGTTTCACCCGGAAGATCCGGGAAGCGGTGCTGGCCTATCGCATCGATCATTACATGACCAAAGAAGAGATTCTCGACGTCTACCTGAATCATATCTTCCTGGGTCACGGGGCCTACGGGGTGGAAGCCGCGGCCCAGGAGTACTTCTCCAAGCATGTGGAGGACTTGAGCCTGGCGGAGGTCTCCATCCTGGCGGGCATCCCCAAGGCCCCCAGCCGCTATGATCCCTACCTCAATCCCCAGCGGGCCAAGGAACGCCAGGCCTACGTGCTGAGGCGTATGGCCGAAGTGGGGTTCATCAGCAAAGAACAGGAAGAGGCGGCCTTCCGGCAGCCCATCAAGCTTAAGCCCTTCCGGCCGGAGTGGGTCAAGAATTGCGGCTACTTTACGGAGCAAGTGCGGACCCTGCTGGAAGACCGTTTTGGCAGGGAATCGGTCTACAATATGGGACTGCGGGTTTATACCACCGCGGACGTCCAACTCCACCGCGTGGCCCACGAGGCAATCCAGGAAGGCATCGACGGCCTCATCCAGCGCAACGGCTACCGGGGGCCGCTGAAGCAGGTTAGCGGCAAGGAAATGGCGTCCTTCCAGGACCGCCAGGTCAAGTATTACCGGAAATACCCGCCGCGTAAGGGACTGGCGGTGACCACCCTGGTGGTGAAGTCTCCGGATCGGCGCAAGGGCGCCAAGGGCGTCTATTTTCGCCTGGGAGACCAGTGGGGCATCTTGCAGGACCCCAGCGGCGGCAAATCCCGGGCCTCCACGCCGGTGGCCTCCTTAAGGCCGGGGGATGTGGTCCAGGTGCGCCTTCTGAGCCGGGAGCGCCAGAGCAAAATGTGGACCGCGGAGTTGATCGCCGCGCCCATGGTCCAGGCCGCGGTGATGTCCATGGAATTGAAGACCGGACAGGTTCGGGTGCTCATGGGCGGTAAGGACTTTGGCGACAGCACTTTCAACCGGGCCACCCAGGCCCGGAGGCAACCCGGCTCGGCTTTCAAGCCCATCCTTTACGCCGCCGCGGTGGAAAAAGGCTATCGCCCGGATTCCATTCTGGTGGACTCCCCCCTTTCCCTGCCCGGAGGCAAGCACGGCCAGTTGTGGTCGCCGCAAAATTATGACCACCGCTTTTACGGCCCCATCCCCTTATCTTATGCCATAGCCCATTCCCGTAACGTTCCCGCAGTGCGGCTGATGATGGCTATCGGCGTCCCGGCCACGCTACGCATGGCCAAGACTCTGGGGATCGTGAGCCCCATCTTTCCCAATTATGCGTCCGCCCTGGGCGCTTCCGATGTCACCTTGATGGAACTGACCCGGGCCTACTCGGCTTTCCCCAATGACGGGAAGTTGCTCGAACCCGTTTTCATTAACCGGATCGAAGACCGGGACGGCCGAGTCCTGATGGAAAGCCGGGTTCACGGCCAGCAGGTGATCAGCCCCCAAACCGCCGAGACCATGACCAATCTCCTGACGGGTGTGGTGGAGCGGGGCACCGCGACCCGGGTCCGGGTCCTGGGGCGGCCCATGGGAGGCAAAACCGGCACCACCAATAAAACCCGGGACGCCTGGTTCATCGGCTTCACGCCGTCTTTGATCACCGGGACCTGGGTGGGGATGGATGACGAACGTAGTCTGGGTCCCAAGGAAACCGGCTCCCAAGCCGCGGCCCCCATTTTCATCGCCTACATGAAAGAGGCCTTGAAAGGCACGCCAGTAGAGCAATTCCAGGAGGCCTCGGACACGGTGCTGGCTAAGAAGGGAACTGAGGAGACCGCCGGCAACGCCACTGACGATGAAGCCGCGGCGGAATCCGATGAGACGTTCTACCCCGAGGCTGAAGTCGCTCAGGAGAAGGCACCCCAGGCCTCCAGCCAGCAATTCTTTAAGAATGACCTGGATGAATAA
- a CDS encoding recombinase family protein — protein MKVYGYLRVSTQDQDTAKNKADILAWANSKGFGPVLWVEEKISGVQDWRKRELGKLVNTLKEGDWLITPEFSRLARSTLQILEVLAELKKKAVNVYVVKGGQHVNGSIESKVFLTMMALFAEIERDLISARTKEGLKAARAKGAQLGRPKGKGKSKLDQFKPEIEALLKNGSRKDFIAKRYGCTPATLSNWLKRVGLDKLEAKP, from the coding sequence ATGAAGGTCTATGGCTACCTACGAGTATCAACCCAGGATCAGGACACCGCCAAGAACAAGGCCGACATCCTGGCCTGGGCTAATAGTAAAGGCTTCGGCCCCGTCCTTTGGGTTGAGGAAAAGATAAGCGGGGTTCAGGACTGGCGCAAGCGGGAGCTTGGGAAGCTGGTCAATACCTTAAAAGAGGGTGACTGGCTCATCACCCCGGAGTTCAGCCGCCTTGCCCGGTCCACGCTGCAAATCCTTGAGGTACTGGCAGAGTTGAAGAAGAAGGCCGTCAACGTCTATGTCGTCAAGGGAGGCCAGCACGTCAACGGAAGCATCGAATCCAAGGTGTTCCTTACCATGATGGCGCTCTTTGCCGAAATCGAAAGGGATTTGATTTCGGCCCGCACGAAAGAGGGCCTGAAAGCTGCCAGGGCCAAGGGTGCGCAGTTGGGTAGGCCCAAGGGCAAGGGCAAGAGCAAGCTGGACCAGTTCAAGCCGGAGATTGAAGCATTATTGAAAAACGGTTCCCGCAAGGACTTCATCGCCAAACGCTACGGCTGCACCCCGGCCACGCTGAGCAACTGGCTCAAGAGGGTCGGCCTGGACAAATTGGAGGCCAAGCCATGA
- a CDS encoding ATP-binding protein gives MDMPMDLAEVSARIKEKRYIFQEYNFGPLKDDALKTFYDLAQEYETIENFYRVAVSVIKEFFDLDARLYLVCSENRLDLTCDSLRGLYPDKTPPPDHIHLASQPYSADGGLIIPIRGNLLLVNQLPFYAKEQVIGMLELYPEARISAADRFFFEKFANRLGYNVHVKIIARQNIQHIRFINSLVADIEHNVIIPNISLSLYLRHLRNKIKKLQDLECVCEIRKPACPGHPDARQVFRSLIDDLEKDYEHLEQHYKGVSLFIESLFRLSHFQKGQFVLRRRTTRVTKEIIEPQLNLYIDKLQERHIEIDTGAGVMPDEDLALSVDKGLMSQVYANLFSNAVKYARRNFEGRKYMAYGRDHLKNYFGPGKDGIKFNVFTTGPHLPPEDVPHIFDEGYRGTNIDGEVGTGRGLFFVRNVVETHGGEVGYEATPGGNNFYFVLPSVVTPEGPMPGDLDSLDHTQGAP, from the coding sequence ATGGATATGCCCATGGACCTGGCAGAAGTTTCCGCCCGGATCAAGGAAAAGAGGTACATCTTTCAGGAGTACAATTTTGGCCCCCTGAAGGACGACGCCCTCAAGACCTTCTATGACCTGGCCCAGGAATACGAGACCATAGAGAACTTCTACCGGGTCGCGGTGAGCGTCATCAAGGAGTTCTTTGATCTGGACGCCCGCCTCTACCTGGTTTGCTCCGAGAACCGGCTGGATCTGACCTGCGATAGCCTCCGGGGGCTCTATCCCGATAAGACACCCCCTCCAGATCACATCCATCTGGCCAGCCAGCCTTACTCTGCCGATGGCGGCCTGATTATCCCCATCCGGGGCAACCTGCTCTTGGTGAACCAGCTTCCCTTTTACGCCAAGGAGCAGGTTATCGGGATGCTGGAATTATACCCAGAGGCCCGGATCTCGGCGGCGGACCGGTTTTTCTTTGAAAAATTTGCCAACCGCCTGGGGTACAACGTCCACGTCAAGATTATCGCCCGCCAGAATATTCAGCACATTCGCTTTATCAACAGCCTGGTGGCCGATATCGAACACAATGTGATCATTCCCAACATCAGCCTCAGCCTCTATCTCCGGCATTTGCGCAACAAGATCAAGAAGCTGCAGGACCTGGAATGCGTCTGCGAAATCAGGAAGCCCGCCTGTCCAGGACATCCGGATGCCCGGCAGGTCTTTCGGAGCCTGATTGACGATCTGGAGAAGGACTACGAACATCTTGAACAGCATTACAAAGGGGTTAGTCTCTTTATTGAATCCCTGTTTCGCCTGTCCCACTTCCAGAAAGGCCAATTCGTCCTGCGGCGGCGGACGACCCGGGTAACCAAAGAAATCATTGAACCGCAATTAAATCTCTATATTGACAAGCTTCAGGAACGCCACATCGAGATCGACACCGGCGCCGGAGTCATGCCCGATGAAGACTTAGCCCTGTCGGTGGACAAGGGTCTCATGTCCCAAGTCTATGCCAACCTGTTCTCCAATGCGGTGAAATATGCCCGGCGCAATTTTGAAGGCCGCAAATACATGGCATATGGCCGGGATCACCTGAAAAACTATTTTGGCCCCGGCAAAGACGGCATCAAGTTCAATGTCTTTACCACTGGCCCCCACCTGCCCCCGGAAGATGTGCCCCATATCTTCGACGAGGGCTACCGGGGCACCAATATTGACGGTGAGGTGGGTACTGGCCGAGGGCTCTTTTTTGTCCGCAACGTTGTGGAAACCCACGGTGGCGAAGTGGGGTACGAGGCCACCCCCGGGGGCAACAATTTCTACTTCGTACTGCCGTCGGTGGTAACGCCGGAAGGGCCGATGCCGGGTGACCTGGATTCCCTGGACCACACCCAGGGGGCACCATGA
- a CDS encoding fumarate hydratase yields MRQIEVAQVTQAVKAAAIAANYEPGADLLAALAKGAEAEESPSGKEIFRQLLENARIAQEERIPMCQDCGLAIIFAEIGQDVHLVGGDFTEAINEGVRQGYGEGYLRKSLCHPLTRANTGDNTPAVIHTEIVPGDRVKLTIVPKGGGSENMSRLYMLKPAEGLAGVKEKVISTVAEAGPNPCPPIIVGVGIGGVFERAALLAKKSLLRELGQPNPDPELAALEQQFLASVNDLGIGPQGLGGRITAMAVHILMQPCHIASLPVAVNIQCHASRHKEVVL; encoded by the coding sequence ATGCGACAGATCGAGGTGGCCCAGGTCACCCAGGCCGTGAAAGCCGCGGCCATTGCCGCCAATTATGAGCCCGGCGCCGATCTTTTGGCCGCTCTGGCCAAAGGGGCCGAGGCCGAGGAATCCCCCAGCGGCAAAGAAATCTTCCGGCAACTGTTGGAAAACGCCCGTATCGCCCAAGAAGAGCGCATTCCCATGTGCCAGGACTGCGGCCTGGCCATCATTTTTGCCGAAATAGGCCAGGACGTGCACCTGGTGGGTGGTGATTTTACGGAGGCGATTAACGAAGGGGTGCGCCAGGGATACGGCGAAGGCTATTTGCGGAAATCCCTGTGCCACCCGCTAACCCGGGCCAATACCGGCGATAACACGCCGGCGGTCATTCACACCGAAATTGTCCCGGGAGACCGCGTCAAGCTCACCATCGTCCCCAAGGGCGGGGGCAGCGAAAACATGAGCCGCCTCTATATGCTGAAGCCCGCGGAAGGCCTGGCCGGCGTCAAAGAAAAAGTGATCTCCACCGTGGCCGAAGCCGGCCCCAACCCTTGTCCCCCCATTATTGTGGGTGTAGGCATCGGAGGGGTCTTTGAGCGGGCCGCGCTTTTAGCCAAGAAGTCCTTGCTCCGGGAATTGGGTCAGCCCAACCCCGATCCGGAACTGGCGGCCCTGGAGCAGCAATTCCTGGCCTCGGTCAACGACCTGGGCATCGGACCCCAGGGTCTGGGAGGCAGAATCACCGCGATGGCTGTGCATATCCTGATGCAGCCCTGCCACATTGCTTCGCTGCCGGTGGCGGTCAACATTCAATGCCACGCTTCCCGTCATAAGGAAGTGGTGCTGTAA
- a CDS encoding YifB family Mg chelatase-like AAA ATPase yields MKTHLIRFITINLAPADIRKDGTGFDLPAAVGILTAQGFIPPEAPENYLLYGELSLDGRLKSTRGVLSMALATREANLALIIPKANAKEAGVVQGINIYPAEHLSQVVEFLNGREPLALLIPETPELLTPPPRYDDDFREVRGQEPVKRALLIAAAGSHNVLMVGPPGAGKTMLARCLRTILPPWSFEEALETSKIYSIMGRLRPGQALVPRRPFRSPHHTISDAGLIGGGTIPRPGEVSLAHHGVLFLDELPEFRRSTLEVLRQPLEEGKVTISRAATSLTYPARFMLVTAMNPCPCGFYGDVKRACTCTPNQINSYRSRISGPLLDRIDIQIQVPAVPFKDLAAPESSEGSKELRVQVVTSREVQTQRFHKTRIYANAHMPPRMIKTHCVPGPEAQRLLETAMERLGLSARAYHRILKIARTIADLEGEGAIGPAHVAEAIQYRTMDREF; encoded by the coding sequence ATGAAAACGCATTTAATAAGGTTTATAACTATCAATCTGGCTCCGGCCGACATTCGCAAGGATGGCACCGGCTTCGACCTGCCTGCGGCGGTGGGCATCCTGACCGCCCAGGGGTTCATTCCTCCGGAGGCCCCGGAGAACTATCTCCTCTATGGCGAGCTCTCCCTGGACGGCCGCCTCAAGTCCACCCGAGGTGTACTCTCCATGGCCCTGGCCACCCGGGAGGCAAATCTTGCCCTCATCATCCCCAAGGCCAACGCCAAAGAGGCGGGCGTGGTCCAGGGGATTAACATTTACCCTGCGGAGCACCTCTCCCAGGTGGTGGAATTCTTAAACGGACGGGAGCCCCTGGCGCTGCTTATCCCGGAAACCCCTGAGCTTTTGACCCCACCGCCCCGTTATGACGATGACTTCCGGGAGGTTCGGGGGCAGGAGCCGGTGAAGCGGGCCCTGCTCATTGCCGCGGCCGGCAGCCACAATGTTCTTATGGTGGGACCGCCCGGCGCGGGCAAGACCATGCTCGCCCGATGTCTCCGCACCATCCTGCCGCCCTGGAGTTTTGAAGAAGCTCTGGAGACCTCCAAGATTTACAGCATCATGGGGCGGTTAAGGCCGGGCCAGGCCCTGGTGCCGAGACGCCCCTTCCGTTCGCCCCACCACACTATCTCGGACGCGGGCTTGATCGGTGGCGGCACCATCCCCCGTCCCGGCGAAGTGAGCCTGGCCCACCACGGCGTGCTCTTTTTAGATGAGTTGCCGGAGTTTCGCCGCTCCACCCTGGAGGTCCTGCGCCAGCCCCTGGAAGAGGGCAAGGTGACCATCTCCCGGGCGGCCACTTCGCTGACCTACCCGGCCCGCTTCATGCTGGTGACGGCCATGAACCCCTGCCCCTGCGGCTTTTACGGCGACGTCAAACGGGCCTGCACCTGCACCCCGAACCAGATCAATTCCTACCGCTCCCGCATCTCCGGCCCGCTTCTGGACCGCATCGACATCCAGATCCAGGTGCCCGCGGTGCCCTTTAAAGACCTGGCCGCGCCGGAGTCGAGCGAAGGCTCCAAAGAATTGCGGGTCCAGGTGGTCACCTCCCGCGAGGTCCAGACGCAGCGGTTTCATAAAACCCGCATCTACGCCAACGCCCACATGCCGCCCCGGATGATTAAAACGCACTGTGTCCCGGGACCCGAAGCCCAACGGCTGCTGGAGACCGCCATGGAGCGTCTGGGCCTCTCCGCCCGGGCCTATCACCGCATCCTCAAGATCGCCCGCACCATCGCCGACCTGGAAGGGGAGGGGGCCATCGGTCCGGCGCACGTTGCCGAAGCTATTCAGTATAGGACTATGGATAGGGAGTTCTAA
- a CDS encoding YajG family lipoprotein encodes MQNCKRWQFLMTSLVLLFGFSVSGCALTKEAITVDYTPQKNIEPIRGAEKIHLKVNVNDARSMQDKVSYKKNAYGMEMGAIIPHNDVVQLVRDSIKTELTNRGFIVNDGDTIINVELIKFINDFKTGFFAGDASAEVLMGLQVKLANGNIIYNKTITGNYVEQNIQLATGNNAKLALEGALKDAVSKLVNDSDFIMALMGTKKPS; translated from the coding sequence ATGCAAAACTGTAAAAGATGGCAATTTCTGATGACATCTTTGGTTCTTCTGTTTGGTTTCTCAGTATCAGGTTGTGCCTTAACCAAAGAAGCTATAACTGTGGATTACACTCCTCAAAAAAATATCGAACCGATTAGAGGAGCAGAAAAAATTCATCTCAAGGTAAATGTGAATGACGCTCGAAGTATGCAAGATAAAGTATCTTATAAAAAGAACGCCTATGGGATGGAAATGGGTGCAATTATTCCTCATAATGATGTTGTTCAATTGGTTCGGGATTCTATCAAAACTGAATTGACTAACCGTGGATTTATTGTAAACGATGGTGATACTATAATTAATGTTGAATTAATAAAATTTATTAATGATTTCAAGACAGGATTTTTTGCGGGTGATGCCTCAGCAGAGGTTTTGATGGGATTACAAGTTAAGCTAGCAAATGGCAATATAATTTATAATAAAACAATCACTGGAAACTACGTAGAGCAGAATATTCAATTGGCTACCGGGAATAATGCTAAACTAGCTTTAGAAGGAGCATTAAAGGATGCTGTATCTAAGCTGGTTAATGACTCAGACTTCATTATGGCTTTGATGGGAACTAAGAAACCAAGCTAA
- a CDS encoding Fe-S-containing hydro-lyase — protein sequence MAKTVKLTTPLTDQDVVQLEIGDTVIVSGVIYTARDAAHKRLVDMLARGENLPMDVRGQIIYYVGPSPARPGRVIGAAGPTTSYRMDSYAPTLIKLGLKAMIGKGKRSAEVIAALQEHKAVYLGATGGAGALISQRIKKAEVIAFPELGPEAVHRLEVEGFPTIVINDCQGRDLYELGVKEYRRAAAR from the coding sequence ATGGCCAAGACGGTGAAACTGACAACGCCTCTGACCGACCAGGACGTCGTGCAACTGGAAATCGGCGATACGGTCATAGTCAGCGGGGTGATCTATACGGCCCGGGACGCGGCCCACAAGCGTCTGGTGGATATGCTGGCCCGGGGCGAGAACCTGCCCATGGATGTACGAGGACAGATTATCTATTACGTGGGTCCCAGCCCGGCCCGGCCCGGCCGGGTCATCGGAGCCGCCGGTCCCACCACCAGCTATCGTATGGATTCCTATGCTCCGACGCTGATCAAGCTGGGGTTGAAGGCGATGATCGGCAAAGGCAAACGTTCCGCTGAAGTCATTGCGGCGCTTCAAGAACACAAGGCCGTTTACCTGGGGGCCACCGGCGGCGCAGGGGCCCTCATTTCCCAGCGCATCAAGAAAGCCGAAGTAATCGCTTTCCCCGAGCTGGGGCCGGAGGCAGTGCATCGCTTGGAGGTGGAAGGTTTTCCTACCATTGTCATCAATGATTGTCAGGGGCGGGATCTCTATGAACTGGGGGTCAAGGAATACCGGCGAGCCGCCGCCCGCTGA